The stretch of DNA GAGGATGCGATTAAAAATCAAATATGGAAACTAATATGAAAAAAATAACGATAGCAGTGGTATGCGCGTTAGGCGCATTTTCAACTTCATCTCTGGCCGCAACTATTGTTGCTGATGCTCGCAGTAACGCCATGGGTAATACCGGTGTTGTTGCCGCGGATTACCTACTTGCCCCTTTCCACAACCCGGCTTTAGGCGCGTTGCATCGTGACAGTGATGATGTCGGTATTCTGTTACCTGCAATTGGTATTAATGCTCACGACCAAGACGAGTCGATTCAAACCATTGATGATGCGCAAGACCTTTATGATCGAGTTTTCAATTCGGGCATGGCAGGTCCTTCCGATGAAGTAGAGCTTAACAAACTACTCGATGAGTTAGATGGTAATGCCCCAATCAATGTGACTGCGGGTGCGAATTTCGCCATCGCCATTCCAAATCGAACTCTGGCTATCAATGTTTTCGGCGGAGGGTTTGTTGAGGTGATTGCGGCAACTGAAGTAGGTCAGGGCGTTACGGCAGAGCAGCGGTACGATAATTCAACCTATCGTATGGCTGCGTTCGGGGTTACGGAAGTCGGAGTCTCACTAGCGAAGGATTTTACGATTGGTAACCAGAACATTGCATTTGGTATTTCACCAAAATATCAAGAGTTGCTGACCTATTCACAAGCAGACAAGTTGGATAACTTCGACCTTGATAATTACGATGAAAGTGAAGTCAGCAAATCCGCATTCAATATGGATTTGGGTGTTGCTTGGCATATGGATGCATGGCGTGCGGGCTTAGCAATGAAAAACCTCTTTTCTCAAGAGATTGAAACTGAAATTGGCAACTATACCTATGAGCTAAACCCGCAGGCAACACTTGGGCTAGGCTATGTAGCTGAACTGATGATAGCAACTGTGGACTTCGATCTTACTAAGCAAAAACGTTTTAAAGAATTGGACGATGATACGCGCTTTGTTCGCTTTGGCTTAGAGGGAAATGCATGGGGATGGGCGCAACTACGTGCTGGCTATGAAATGGACCTTGAAGATACACTCGATGATTCAGTGACCGCTGGTATCGGTATTAGCCCGTTTGATGTTGTGAGCTTAGATATTGCGGGCTCATATGCGGGTGAGAACCAGTTTGGTGCGTCACTGAACCTGGCTTTTACATTCTAATGGATAGCAAAATTTCACTGATTACTCTTTGAAACAGCAAATTAGTTTCACGCACATAGTGGTGTTGAATAAGCATATTGAGCGCAGTTTGAGTTACCTCTGCTAAAAAGCGGGAGAGTTAGCCAAGCTTGAAGTGCATAAACTGATCAACGCATTAACCTTGGGTTTCGTGTTTTACTATCCTAAAGCGACAGACATAAAAAAACCGGCGCTAGGCCGGTTTTTTCAATTTGCTTAGTCTTCGCGACGACCGCCTTCACGGTTACCGTCACGACGGCCATGGCCAC from Vibrio taketomensis encodes:
- a CDS encoding conjugal transfer protein TraF; the protein is MKKITIAVVCALGAFSTSSLAATIVADARSNAMGNTGVVAADYLLAPFHNPALGALHRDSDDVGILLPAIGINAHDQDESIQTIDDAQDLYDRVFNSGMAGPSDEVELNKLLDELDGNAPINVTAGANFAIAIPNRTLAINVFGGGFVEVIAATEVGQGVTAEQRYDNSTYRMAAFGVTEVGVSLAKDFTIGNQNIAFGISPKYQELLTYSQADKLDNFDLDNYDESEVSKSAFNMDLGVAWHMDAWRAGLAMKNLFSQEIETEIGNYTYELNPQATLGLGYVAELMIATVDFDLTKQKRFKELDDDTRFVRFGLEGNAWGWAQLRAGYEMDLEDTLDDSVTAGIGISPFDVVSLDIAGSYAGENQFGASLNLAFTF